From the genome of Phytohabitans rumicis, one region includes:
- a CDS encoding S8 family peptidase: protein MGTADKHVPAPPAALMAAHGARSLDPITAQVLPDQSLQSTVYVANRLLMRRPAAEHRRVFNEVAAGLSLRLDDDGEPRRRCMRLAPTNAGPAVPDAWRMLQALRARDAGRLRSLGAGLDHLMFAATSPITGNPYHSAFPYHSAFPYHSAFPYHSAFPFSPVAQYGMLGFGATQPVHLVLPPPVRQASVTPRRPVVAVLDTGCGTHEWLTPEQGVLPAINALTGDAGTALDTTGDVIGPLDGMRDPLAGHGTFICGLVRQACPDADILPVRVIHSDGVIVESELLQALQTVHELARKFAAGEPGGQAIDVVSLSLGFYHESPADDAYSSLLYEEVRNLAELGIAVVGAAGNDATARPMFPAAYAEPPSGSETPAIPVSSVGALNPNGTIALFSNTGTWVHHWAPGSAVVSTMPKFDHALSPGAAILDPHHPMIRESIDIDDFAGGFGISSGTSFAAPVFAGRIAKALIASNGSASLMQSEEDPVKRMQFALEALQAS, encoded by the coding sequence GTGGGCACAGCAGATAAGCACGTCCCCGCGCCGCCGGCCGCCCTCATGGCGGCGCACGGCGCCCGATCCCTCGACCCCATCACCGCCCAGGTTCTACCGGACCAGTCCCTTCAGTCCACTGTGTACGTCGCCAACCGACTCCTGATGCGCCGTCCCGCCGCCGAGCACCGCCGCGTCTTCAACGAGGTCGCCGCGGGCCTGTCGCTGCGCCTCGACGACGACGGCGAGCCGCGCCGCCGGTGCATGCGCCTCGCGCCGACCAACGCCGGCCCGGCCGTCCCCGACGCCTGGCGGATGCTCCAGGCGCTGCGGGCGCGCGACGCGGGCCGGCTGCGCAGCCTCGGCGCCGGGCTCGACCACCTCATGTTCGCCGCCACGTCGCCGATCACCGGCAACCCGTACCACTCCGCCTTCCCGTACCACTCGGCGTTTCCCTATCACTCGGCCTTCCCGTACCACTCCGCGTTCCCGTTCAGCCCGGTCGCCCAGTACGGGATGCTCGGGTTCGGCGCCACCCAGCCGGTCCACCTGGTCCTGCCGCCCCCGGTCCGGCAGGCGAGCGTGACCCCGCGGCGCCCGGTGGTGGCGGTGCTCGACACCGGCTGCGGTACGCACGAATGGCTCACCCCGGAGCAGGGCGTGCTGCCGGCCATCAACGCGCTGACCGGCGACGCGGGCACCGCGCTCGACACGACCGGCGACGTCATCGGCCCGCTCGACGGCATGCGCGACCCGCTGGCCGGGCACGGCACGTTCATCTGTGGACTGGTCCGCCAGGCGTGCCCGGACGCCGACATCCTCCCCGTACGGGTCATCCACTCCGACGGCGTGATCGTCGAATCCGAGCTGTTGCAGGCACTGCAGACGGTGCACGAACTGGCCCGCAAATTCGCCGCGGGCGAGCCGGGCGGCCAGGCGATCGACGTGGTGTCCCTGTCGCTGGGCTTCTACCACGAGTCGCCGGCGGACGACGCGTACAGCTCGCTGCTGTACGAGGAGGTGCGCAACCTCGCCGAGCTCGGCATCGCCGTGGTGGGCGCGGCCGGCAACGACGCCACCGCCCGGCCCATGTTCCCCGCGGCCTACGCCGAGCCGCCGTCGGGCTCCGAAACGCCCGCGATCCCAGTGTCCAGTGTGGGCGCGCTCAACCCGAACGGGACCATCGCGCTCTTCAGCAACACGGGCACGTGGGTGCACCACTGGGCGCCCGGCTCGGCCGTGGTGAGCACGATGCCCAAGTTCGACCACGCGCTGAGCCCCGGCGCCGCCATCCTCGACCCGCACCACCCGATGATCCGGGAAAGCATCGACATCGATGACTTCGCCGGCGGGTTCGGCATCTCCAGCGGTACGTCTTTCGCGGCCCCGGTCTTCGCCGGCCGGATCGCCAAGGCGCTGATCGCGTCGAACGGCAGCGCGTCGTTGATGCAGAGCGAAGAGGACCCGGTCAAGCGGATGCAGTTCGCGTTGGAGGCACTACAGGCGAGCTAA
- a CDS encoding ABC transporter permease subunit, with amino-acid sequence MITFPRVVRSEWTKLVSLRSTWLTLGTAAVLAVVLSGAIGYGVSRSIDGGEPAPALSEAVGAAFLPIDFFVLVFGVFGILQMSGEYGSGLIRATLTAVPRRWPVVCAKAAVLVALTLPLMAVTCLASFVACQAFIGDGGAALGDPGMPAAIAGAAACPVLFGLLGLGLGAVLRNTAGAITTLVAALFVVPLLLGPALPGDREDAIMKYVPTVAGQAMYSVDGGGGPFETLSPGASAAVLVGWSALALAGGVALLRRRDA; translated from the coding sequence ATGATCACGTTCCCGCGGGTCGTGCGCTCCGAGTGGACCAAGCTGGTCTCGCTCCGCTCCACTTGGCTGACGCTGGGCACCGCCGCGGTGCTCGCCGTCGTCCTGTCCGGCGCCATCGGGTACGGCGTGAGCCGGTCGATCGACGGCGGCGAGCCGGCCCCGGCCCTGTCCGAGGCGGTGGGCGCGGCGTTCCTGCCGATCGACTTCTTCGTGCTGGTCTTCGGCGTGTTCGGCATCTTGCAGATGTCCGGCGAGTACGGCTCCGGCCTGATCCGGGCCACACTCACCGCGGTGCCCCGCCGCTGGCCGGTGGTGTGCGCGAAGGCCGCCGTCCTGGTCGCCTTGACGCTCCCGCTGATGGCGGTGACGTGCCTGGCCTCGTTCGTCGCCTGCCAGGCGTTCATCGGCGACGGGGGAGCCGCGCTGGGCGACCCGGGCATGCCCGCCGCGATCGCCGGCGCCGCCGCGTGTCCGGTGCTCTTCGGGCTGCTCGGGCTCGGGCTGGGCGCGGTGCTGCGCAACACCGCCGGTGCCATCACGACGCTGGTGGCGGCGCTGTTCGTCGTACCCTTGCTGCTCGGACCGGCCCTGCCCGGCGACCGGGAGGACGCCATCATGAAGTACGTGCCGACCGTGGCCGGGCAGGCCATGTACAGCGTGGACGGTGGCGGCGGCCCGTTCGAGACGCTGTCGCCGGGCGCCTCCGCGGCGGTACTGGTGGGGTGGTCCGCCCTCGCCCTCGCCGGCGGGGTGGCCCTGCTCCGCCGCCGCGATGCCTAA
- a CDS encoding STAS domain-containing protein — MGEVQHQLRAEVTVGTRGIDVRVTGEIDIANVDEFRALLWALPPAPAPLRVDLGGVDFLSAAGVRALVAVHLRTRARGGQLVLCNPNPVVRRTLRATRVNRVIPIRRIAPTP, encoded by the coding sequence ATGGGGGAAGTGCAACATCAGTTACGTGCCGAGGTCACCGTCGGCACACGGGGAATCGACGTACGCGTCACCGGTGAGATCGACATAGCCAACGTGGACGAGTTCCGCGCGCTGTTGTGGGCTCTGCCGCCCGCACCGGCGCCACTGCGAGTCGACCTTGGGGGAGTCGACTTCCTGTCCGCCGCGGGGGTCCGGGCGCTGGTCGCGGTGCACCTGCGTACCCGCGCCCGGGGCGGGCAGCTCGTCCTGTGCAATCCCAACCCGGTCGTACGGCGCACGCTGCGGGCGACCCGGGTCAACCGGGTCATCCCGATCCGCCGGATCGCCCCGACGCCCTGA
- a CDS encoding carboxypeptidase regulatory-like domain-containing protein — protein MTDDQMVLRAVHDMWESLDPVPVDLADRVLFTLQLEDLEFELMRLQEALAPMGARGAETASTVTFSAESLTVMVTVSDSGPHHRRIDGWIAPGGALRVELRTPRGVHETHADADGRFAFAEVPSGLVQIMIHPTNGATVPLHRPVVTPPVQL, from the coding sequence GTGACTGACGACCAGATGGTGTTGCGTGCGGTTCACGACATGTGGGAGTCACTCGACCCGGTGCCGGTCGACCTCGCCGACCGCGTGCTTTTCACGCTCCAGCTCGAAGACCTTGAGTTCGAGCTGATGCGGTTACAGGAGGCGCTCGCACCGATGGGTGCCCGCGGGGCGGAGACGGCCTCCACCGTCACCTTTTCGGCGGAAAGCCTCACCGTGATGGTGACGGTGTCGGATTCGGGACCGCATCACAGGCGGATCGACGGTTGGATCGCACCAGGCGGCGCGCTTCGGGTCGAGCTACGCACTCCGCGGGGCGTACACGAGACCCACGCCGACGCCGACGGCCGCTTCGCGTTCGCCGAAGTGCCGTCCGGTCTGGTGCAGATCATGATCCATCCGACGAACGGGGCGACGGTGCCCCTCCACCGCCCGGTGGTCACGCCGCCGGTGCAGCTCTAG
- a CDS encoding ABC transporter ATP-binding protein, giving the protein MIEAQALSKRFGDKLAVDGLSFTVKPGQVTGFLGPNGAGKSTTMRMIVGLDHPTAGVATVNGRPYRDHADPLRQAGALLEAKSIHKGRTARSHLLALAQTHGFPASRVDEVLAMVGLQEVAGRRAGGFSLGMGQRLGIAAALLGDPAVVILDEPVNGLDPDGVLWVRNMLKGLAAEGRTVLVSSHLMSEMAVTAEHLVIIGRGRLLADTTVDELIARVAVGSVLVRSPQATALRDALVAHRATVTSAEPGVLAVGGLGAERIGDLALAHGIPLYELTPRRASLEEAYMDLTREAVEYR; this is encoded by the coding sequence ACCGGCTTCCTCGGGCCCAACGGCGCCGGCAAGTCCACCACCATGCGGATGATCGTCGGGCTGGACCACCCGACGGCGGGCGTGGCCACCGTCAACGGCCGGCCGTACCGGGACCACGCCGACCCGCTCCGCCAGGCCGGTGCGCTCCTGGAGGCCAAGTCCATCCACAAGGGACGTACGGCGCGCAGCCACCTGCTCGCGCTCGCCCAGACGCACGGCTTCCCGGCATCCAGAGTGGACGAGGTGCTGGCCATGGTCGGCCTCCAGGAGGTGGCCGGACGGAGGGCGGGTGGCTTCTCGCTCGGCATGGGCCAGCGCCTGGGCATCGCGGCCGCGCTGCTCGGCGACCCGGCGGTGGTGATCCTGGACGAGCCGGTCAACGGGCTCGACCCGGACGGCGTGCTGTGGGTGCGCAACATGCTCAAGGGCCTGGCCGCCGAGGGGCGCACCGTCCTGGTCTCCAGCCACCTGATGAGCGAGATGGCGGTGACCGCCGAGCATCTCGTCATCATCGGCCGCGGCCGGCTGCTGGCGGACACCACCGTCGACGAGCTGATCGCCCGGGTCGCGGTGGGCAGCGTCCTGGTCCGGTCGCCGCAGGCCACCGCCCTGCGGGACGCGCTCGTCGCGCACCGGGCCACCGTGACGAGCGCCGAGCCGGGCGTACTCGCGGTCGGTGGTCTGGGCGCCGAGCGGATCGGCGACCTGGCGCTGGCACACGGCATCCCGCTGTACGAACTGACCCCGCGCCGCGCCTCGCTGGAAGAGGCATACATGGACCTCACCCGGGAGGCGGTGGAATACCGATGA
- a CDS encoding RNA polymerase sigma factor, protein MTSVTSDDTGVGAASWERAAREFAAWRAGDPAGLDRLVRLLTPMLWHLVRAYGLDREAAEDVVQSTWLALVRNVDSVRDPQAVLRWTTTTARREAWRTAKAGRREDVAEPQTLDAALPPVGGPDATVLAEGTARTLWRHVAELPERCRRLLRVIAFEDRPDYASLSTELGIAVGSIGPTRGRCLDKLRGLLAADPEWSDRRD, encoded by the coding sequence ATGACGTCGGTGACCTCCGATGACACCGGGGTCGGTGCCGCTTCCTGGGAGCGGGCCGCTCGTGAGTTCGCCGCCTGGCGCGCCGGCGATCCGGCGGGGCTGGATCGCCTCGTCCGGCTGTTGACGCCGATGCTGTGGCACCTGGTCCGGGCGTACGGCCTGGATCGGGAGGCGGCCGAGGACGTGGTGCAGTCGACCTGGCTGGCGCTGGTGCGCAACGTCGACTCGGTGCGCGACCCGCAGGCGGTGCTGCGCTGGACCACGACCACCGCGCGCCGGGAGGCGTGGCGTACGGCCAAGGCGGGGCGGCGCGAGGACGTCGCCGAGCCGCAGACCCTCGACGCGGCGCTGCCGCCGGTGGGTGGACCGGACGCGACCGTGCTGGCCGAGGGCACCGCGCGCACGCTGTGGCGGCACGTGGCCGAGCTGCCCGAGCGGTGCCGCCGGTTGCTGCGGGTGATCGCGTTCGAGGACCGGCCGGACTACGCCTCGCTCTCCACCGAGCTGGGGATCGCGGTGGGCAGCATCGGGCCGACCCGCGGGCGCTGCCTGGACAAGCTGCGCGGCCTGCTGGCCGCCGATCCGGAGTGGAGTGACCGGCGTGACTGA
- a CDS encoding sensor histidine kinase — translation MDTLRRHPRWADAGLAALLAAFTGPATLAGAGVAAGLWFAAVHLPLVWRRRWPVAVFWAVYALAILSALVVGVRVEGLYPELPVAVAVYTAARYGRRRQLVPIVVAIEVPALAVFLLDGPHWTALGFVSAVLATTVLLGIVVSTRQAYLAELEERARRLERERDQQAQLAAAAERARIARDMHDIVAHSLAVMVALADGAALTATASPERAADAMGKVSATGRQALGEMRRVLGLLRDGADGRAPQPGLADVDALVEQVRAAGVRVAVTVEGVPGDWGPGAGVAVYRIVQEALTNTLKHAGPDASAHVLLRFRDGGAEVEVTDDGAHRPAAAPAGGGHGVPGMIERAAAYGGGVEAGPRTGGPGWRVRARLRFDGGGP, via the coding sequence GTGGACACGCTCCGGCGGCATCCCCGGTGGGCCGATGCCGGCCTCGCCGCGCTGCTGGCCGCCTTCACGGGGCCGGCGACGCTGGCTGGCGCCGGGGTGGCCGCCGGGCTGTGGTTCGCCGCCGTCCACCTGCCGCTCGTGTGGCGGCGGCGGTGGCCGGTCGCGGTCTTCTGGGCGGTGTACGCGCTCGCGATCCTGTCCGCGCTGGTCGTCGGCGTCCGGGTCGAGGGGCTCTACCCCGAGCTGCCCGTGGCCGTGGCGGTTTATACGGCCGCCCGCTACGGCCGGCGCCGCCAGCTCGTGCCGATCGTGGTGGCCATCGAGGTCCCGGCGCTCGCGGTGTTCCTCTTGGACGGTCCACACTGGACGGCGTTGGGCTTCGTGTCGGCGGTGCTCGCGACGACGGTGCTGCTCGGCATCGTGGTCAGCACCCGGCAGGCGTACCTGGCCGAGCTGGAGGAGCGGGCCCGCCGCCTGGAGCGCGAGCGCGACCAGCAGGCCCAGCTCGCGGCCGCCGCCGAGCGGGCCCGCATCGCCCGGGACATGCACGACATCGTCGCCCACAGCCTGGCCGTCATGGTGGCGCTCGCCGACGGGGCGGCGCTCACCGCGACGGCGTCGCCCGAGCGGGCCGCCGACGCGATGGGGAAGGTGTCGGCGACCGGCCGGCAGGCGCTCGGCGAGATGCGGCGCGTCCTCGGCCTGCTGCGCGACGGCGCGGACGGCCGGGCGCCGCAGCCCGGCCTGGCCGACGTCGACGCCTTGGTGGAGCAGGTGCGCGCCGCCGGCGTTCGGGTCGCGGTCACGGTCGAGGGCGTGCCCGGAGACTGGGGTCCGGGCGCGGGCGTGGCCGTCTACCGCATCGTGCAGGAGGCGCTCACCAACACGCTCAAGCACGCCGGGCCGGACGCCAGCGCCCACGTACTCCTGCGTTTCCGGGACGGGGGCGCGGAGGTGGAGGTCACCGACGACGGCGCGCACCGTCCGGCCGCCGCGCCCGCGGGCGGCGGGCACGGCGTACCAGGGATGATCGAACGGGCCGCGGCGTACGGCGGCGGCGTCGAGGCCGGGCCGCGGACCGGCGGTCCCGGCTGGCGGGTCCGCGCGCGGTTGCGCTTCGACGGGGGTGGGCCATGA